CCAGCGAGGGCGGTGCAGAAGGTGGTCATGTTAGGCTTGATCCCGGCGCGGCACATCTCATCGAGGACGGAATAGAAGGATCGGGAGGTGCCAGACTCGCAAAAGGCCTTGACGACGGTATTGTAGGTCTCTACATTGGAGGCAATACCGTGGGTTCCGGGGAACTCACGGAAGATCCGGCCCACCTCGTCGTGGCGGCCGGCGAGGATGCAGGCGAAGAGAAGAGCGTTGAGGGTGCGGACGGAAGAGGAGTTCGATCCGCGGAAGGTGCGGATGGCGTCCTCGAGCATGCCAGCCTGGCCAAAGAGGACAATGGAGTGGGGCAGGTCGGAGCGCGGAAGGGAGTCGAGGAGGGAACGGACATGGGAGAAGGAACGGGAGTCGGCGAGGGCGGAGACGGCGTTGGAGAGAGCGACACGGTCGAGGTGGGATGAGGAGGGGGAAAGAGCGGCGGCGCGGCAGATATCGATGATGCGTGAGGGGTCGGTCTCGGACTTGAGCAGGGCGAGGGCGGCGCGGGACTTCTGCTTGCTGGTAAGCACGGCAGAAGGATCGGACGGGTTGAGGATGGCCGACGCGGAGGAGAAGGAGCGGTATCGCAGGTGGTTAAGGAGATGATTGCGAGCAGCGGCGACGGCGGCCATGGCGAGTGAATCTTGGGAGGTTTAGGTTTCGGGCGGCTTCCGCATGTGGTGTTTATCTTCCCACTTCAAACCCGGTAGACGCCGTCGCACAGTATGTAACCAGGTCGGGTCCGAACAGGTTAATAAAATGGATCCGAATCCAAAAAATGTAACCATTCGTCTGAGTGGTACAATTCGGCCGAGTTGATCTGAATCCAAATACCCGTATCCACATATGGATCCTACCCAGAACAATCCGATATCGTCTTCGGCAATCGGATCCCTATAGATCATCGGGCATCCGATCCGATAACTTAATCAGGTCTAAGTTTAAGAATCCACATGGAGTCGGACAAATCTTTCTTCATCAAACCCTAGCAACAGGAAGAGTTGGTGTTCTTGCGTCGTTCTCGCTGTGATCGAGCGGCCGGGAGGGATGGCATCCGCCATGACCGGCCAGACTTCGTCTCTCAAGCGGCGGGATACAACGGCCGCGACGGCGGGGCCGAGGGAGGGGGATCAGCTTATCGTCACCCCGTTGGGGGCGGGCAGTGAGGTGGGCAGGTCCTGCGTCTACATGTCCTACAGAGGAAAGATCGTCTTGGTAAAAAGCCGTCACCTTTTCTGCGTTCGTTCTATATCTTTTATCTTCTATTGCTTAGATACTCGGTGAGGGATGAGTTTGCCATGTATGAGATTGTATAGATGCTGCATTAAGCTTCTCGCTTGGTTTCGGATGGCAGTTTGATTGTGGGATTCATCCGGCCTACTCTGGGATGGCTGCACTGCCTTATTTCGACGAGATTGATCCCTCGACTATTGATGTGCTTCTCGTCACACAGTATGTGGTCATTCCattttccttttccttccttttttcTATTGTATATTGGGTATATTGCAACTTTTAACTTGTTAGCTTCTTGACCTATTGCTCAAACAAATAGTAATAGATGTCAGTGGAAAGTGAACCGAAGAAGCAAGCGCAAAGAGTGGACTGTTGTTATCCTATTCCGGATGAATCTTTCTAACTGAGACACGGGAAGCTAGAATTTTGTATTTTGCTTGTTGCAGGACAGAGCACAACCTCTTCTTGGTtaattcttttttgtcacatgttGATTGTCTCCCTTGCAATAACCTGTCAGGTTGCACTTCTTGCTACCTCTTCTCATCATATTGTAACCACAAAGGGGATCAGCAGTACAAGTTGATCCCTCAGGACATATGATATGCACatgataaaattttcaaaaagaagactTTGCGTCTCATTGGAAGTTGTCGCTTGGAATTAAGAATCCCAGGAAGACTTTGCATTTTGTCAGATGATGCTGCTTGAATCAAGCATTTCTAACTCGCAATCCAATTTAGTCTTGGCAGTGAATTATGGTTCCAAGTGCTATTCATCAGGTCCTAGTTAGATTGTGGTTGATTGATCATATAACATGCTGGATCTAAGAAACCTAGTGTTTGTTATGATCATATAACATGCTGGATCTAGGAAACCTAGTGTTTGTTAGTCCACTTTAGGTCATTGCATTCACCAATTATTTTTCTTGTTAATTCCGTTCATTGCATTCACCACTTATGGATGTCACATTTAAACTTTTGAGCGAAATGATCTAACTTGGTCGAATGTTGGCTTAATTTTCAGTTTTCATCTTGATCATGCTGCATCGCTTCCATACTTCTTGGAAAAGGTGTGCACCATTTTTTTTCTTGAGAGATTTCATAACCATACTTTTTCATGCTCACATGTTTAAAATGTATTCCAGACTACGTTTAAAGGTCGGGTTTTCATGACTCATGCTACAAAGGCTATTTACAAGCTTCTTTTGTCGGACTATGTCAAAGTGAGCAAAGTTTCAGTTGAGGATATGCTCTATGATGAGCAAGACATACTTCGCACGATGGATAAAATTGAGGTATTACATCTTTAGAATATTGTTTAACACTACTAATGTTGTCTTTTCACTGTCTTTTTCATTAGTTAATTTTTGCTTGAAATTGATTGGATGATTTCTCCAGAAGCATCTGTTTGTCTTTTGTCTCATTTGGATGATTACAGTAAACACGATGGGCAACTTAAACCACTATTTCCATTTCAGGTTATTGATTTTCATCAGACTGTGGAAGTAAATGGGATTCGCTTTTGGTGCTACACTGCTGGTCATGTCCTAGGCGCTGCCATGTTCATGGTTGACATTGCTGGTGTCCGGGTGCTCTACACTGGAGACTACTCCCGTGAGGAAGATCGCCATCTCCGTGCTGCTGAAATCCCCCAGTTCTCACCGGACATCTGTATCATTGAGTCCACATATGGCGTGCAGCTCCACCAGCCCCGCCTTATACGGGAGaaacgatttacggatgtcatccacTCGACAATCTCTCAAGGCGGTCGTGTGCTCATCCCTGCTTTTGCTCTTGGCAGAGCCCAAGAGTTGCTCCTTATCCTTGATGAGTATTGGTCGAACCACCCTGAGTTCCATAACATTCCGATATATTATGCCTCTCCCCTTGCCAAAAGGTGCATGGCTGtctatcagacctacataaaTGCAATGAATGAGAGGATCAGGAACCAATTTGCAAATTCGAACCCCTTTGACTTCAAGCACATTTCTCCATTGAAGAGCATAGAGAATTTTGATGATGTTGGTCCCTCAGTTGTGATGGCAAGTCCAGGTAGCTTACAAAGTGGTCTCTCGAGGCAACTATTTGATAAATGGTGCTCAGATAAGAAAAATGCTTGTGTGCTTCCTGGGTATGTAGTGGAGGGTACTCTCGCCAAAACTATCCTCAATGAGCCCAAAGAAGTCACCCTCATGAATGGTCTCACTGCTCCTCTTAACATGCAAGTATACTACAACTCTTTTTCAGCTCATGCAGACTTTGCACAGACAAGTGCTTTTTTAAATGAGCTTATGCCACCAAACATAATTCTTGTACATGGAGAAGCCAATGAGATGGGAAGGCTTAAGCAGAAGCTTATAGGCCAATTTGcggataaaaatacaaaaatcatGACACCTAAGAATTGCCAATCAGTAGAGTTGTACTTCACTTCTGAGAAAATGGCTAAAACTATTGGAAGGCTAGCTGAGAAGACACCAGAAGTAGGAGAAACAGTTAGTGGCTTACTTGTCAAGAAGGGTTTTACATATCAGATAATGGCACCGGATGATCTTCATGTCTTCTCTCAGCTTTCTACTGCAAACATTACCCAGAGGATCTCCATCCCTTATTCTGGTGCTTTTTCAGTTATAAAGCATAGGCTGAAGCAAATATATGAAAGCGTTGAGGCTCCTATAGAAGAGCCTGATGTACCTACATTGATTGTGCATGACAGAGTGACAATACGGCAGGAAACGGAGAAATATGTGACAATGCAGTGGCCATCTGACCCAATTAGCGATATGGTATCTGACTCTGTGGTTGCTATGATCTTGAACATCAGCCGAGAAGGTCCAAAGGTAACAGCTGTTGCAGAAGCTGAGAAGACACAAGAAGAGATGGAGAAAATGGCCCATAAAGTCATCTACAGTTTACTCGTTTCCCTTTTTGGGGACGTCAAGGTTGGAGAGGAAGGAAAGTTGATTGTCACTGTTGATGGGGACGTCGCACGGCTGGATGGAAAGAATGGTGAAGTAGAGTGTGATAACGAGGGTTTAAAGGAGAGGGTGAAAACAGCATTCCGGCGGATCCAGAGTGCTGTGAGGCCTATCCCACTTTCAGCATCCTGATTCATCTTGTAAAGGAACGACGGTTCAAAGGAGagggtgaaaacagcatttcggcGGATAGAGTACTGTGAGGCCTATCCCACTTTCAGCATCCTGTTGCATATTGTCAAAGAAACTCTGAGCTCACCATGTTCCGTGCAATAGTCTCAGATGTACTGTTAGAATCCATCCTGATGCATATTGTCAAAGAAACTCTGAGCTGACCATGTTCCGTGCAATAGTCTCAGATATACTGTTAGAATATATTATCGTTATTGTAACATTATTGTTTCTGAGTTTCCTTATATGACATTTGACAGTGTTTTTCATCGTCGCTAACCTTTTGGTTGTTGCATGTGGATGATGATTGGTAGAAAATTTTGCACCTGTTGCTTTGTATGTACACTACAGGGTGTTTATCTTGAATCTTTGGTCATGTTGGTATCTATCCGATTAAACTTATGAAGAGTGGGATTCTCCGTCAGATCTATGAGGTGTCTTAATTTCTTTCTGCTAGCAAACAATTTGTGCTGTGTGTTGGGTTGATTGCTTGGCTGGCAGTTTTATCTCAATTTCCCATCCTCCATTTGGGATGGTTCTTAGCGTTCGTTGCTTGATTTGGTGTTTGCAATGTTGCATACTCTGTTTGTGTTTCTGTACAGTGAACGCCGAGGATCATAACCAAGATCTATTAAACTTCAGCAAAAACCAACATCAATCCCTATAGCTTGAATTCATCTAAGAGCTTCAGTCTCAGCCTTTACCGAGCTCGAGAACTCAGGATCATTAGATCTATTGGCACTAACCGGGCAGAAACGAGCCatctaacaaaaagtttcaagagaAAAGACCTCTGTACAAGTATAAATGTTAAAGCAACAAGAGGGATCTAGCTTTCGTGATAATAAATGCTAAACAAGCTATTTTTCATGGCAATGATGGTGAGAAAACCTCTGCAAAGAATTTATGAGATTTAGAATAAGAGAGCCGCTGACATGAAATGCAAGCAGAATCATTCTTAGATGGTCATCTTGACCGTCTGACATCTTTGTTTCTAGAAGTAATAGCAGAAACAACAATAGAAAGAGCACAAACCAATGCTGAAACAAAAGTAACACTGGATACAATGCCTCTGTGTGCATCATTCCCCGAAGGAACACGCCACATGACTGCCTTTGCAGGCCCAGCATTCACTTCAGTGAGTCTCCACAAACACGGTTCTGACTGAGCTTCCTTTGACCTGCAATGCAGAAACAAATCCGGATGTCCCAATTGGACTTCTGCATAGCCACTATCATCAAGGGGCTGCAAGAGAAATGACATGTTTCAGGAATCCTAATTGAGTTTGGTAATTGGAAGAGAGTTTGAAAAGCAAACAAATGCAACATAAAAGGCATTTACAAAAGGAAATAAGCTTCATTCCAAGCCCAGATTACAGTAAGTTCATGCTTCTTTTAGGATATTTATCACTTCTGTGCAAAGGTATTGTGTTATTGTAGAATGCTGATAGACCTGACTTCACGGAAAGGAGAAACATTGTAACAGATCATCCAAAAGTATTCAGGAAGCATGAGAACATGATACTGGGAAGCTGgtggaagttcaagagttgatATAAGTCTTCAATGAAAGATGTGGAAGTAGAATATGGAAGAGGTACCTTAAATGAC
The window above is part of the Musa acuminata AAA Group cultivar baxijiao chromosome BXJ2-6, Cavendish_Baxijiao_AAA, whole genome shotgun sequence genome. Proteins encoded here:
- the LOC135614135 gene encoding small ribosomal subunit protein mS86 (rPPR1)-like gives rise to the protein MAAVAAARNHLLNHLRYRSFSSASAILNPSDPSAVLTSKQKSRAALALLKSETDPSRIIDICRAAALSPSSSHLDRVALSNAVSALADSRSFSHVRSLLDSLPRSDLPHSIVLFGQAGMLEDAIRTFRGSNSSSVRTLNALLFACILAGRHDEVGRIFREFPGTHGIASNVETYNTVVKAFCESGTSRSFYSVLDEMCRAGIKPNMTTFCTALAGFYKEERFDDVDKVLELMKKHDCHPGLSAYNVRIQSLCKLKRPGDAKALFKEMMTKGMKPNWVTFNHLIFGFCKQGDLEEAKKFYRQMRGRGCVPDSSCYFTFMYYLCEGGDFEAALSVCKETMAKNWVPCFSTMKMLVKGLLSNSKVEEAREIMERVKEKFSGNSDMWKEVEEALPQ
- the LOC135614132 gene encoding cleavage and polyadenylation specificity factor subunit 3-I-like, which codes for MASAMTGQTSSLKRRDTTAATAGPREGDQLIVTPLGAGSEVGRSCVYMSYRGKIVLFDCGIHPAYSGMAALPYFDEIDPSTIDVLLVTHFHLDHAASLPYFLEKTTFKGRVFMTHATKAIYKLLLSDYVKVSKVSVEDMLYDEQDILRTMDKIEVIDFHQTVEVNGIRFWCYTAGHVLGAAMFMVDIAGVRVLYTGDYSREEDRHLRAAEIPQFSPDICIIESTYGVQLHQPRLIREKRFTDVIHSTISQGGRVLIPAFALGRAQELLLILDEYWSNHPEFHNIPIYYASPLAKRCMAVYQTYINAMNERIRNQFANSNPFDFKHISPLKSIENFDDVGPSVVMASPGSLQSGLSRQLFDKWCSDKKNACVLPGYVVEGTLAKTILNEPKEVTLMNGLTAPLNMQVYYNSFSAHADFAQTSAFLNELMPPNIILVHGEANEMGRLKQKLIGQFADKNTKIMTPKNCQSVELYFTSEKMAKTIGRLAEKTPEVGETVSGLLVKKGFTYQIMAPDDLHVFSQLSTANITQRISIPYSGAFSVIKHRLKQIYESVEAPIEEPDVPTLIVHDRVTIRQETEKYVTMQWPSDPISDMVSDSVVAMILNISREGPKVTAVAEAEKTQEEMEKMAHKVIYSLLVSLFGDVKVGEEGKLIVTVDGDVARLDGKNGEVECDNEGLKERVKTAFRRIQSAVRPIPLSAS